Proteins from a genomic interval of Pseudomonas sp. RC10:
- the pyk gene encoding pyruvate kinase produces the protein MSVRRTKIVATLGPASNSPEVIEKLILAGLDVARLNFSHGTPDEHKARAKLIRDIAAKNGRFVALLGDLQGPKIRIAKFANKKIELKVGDKFTFSTSHPLTDGNQEVVGIDYPDLVKDCGVGDELLLDDGRVVMRVDTQTADALHCTVTIGGPLSDHKGINRRGGGLTAPALTEKDKQDIKLAAEMDLDYLAVSFPRDAADMEYARKLRDESGGTAWLVAKIERAEAVADDETLDALIRASDAVMVARGDLGVEIGDAELVGIQKKIILHARRHNKAVIVATQMMESMISSPMPTRAEVSDVANAVLDYTDAVMLSAESAAGSYPVEAVEAMARICVGAERHPTGKTSSHRIGHSFTRCDESIALAAMYTANHFPGVKAIIALTESGYTPLIMSRIRSSVPIYAFSPHRGTQARAAMFRGVYTIPFDPASLPAGQVSQSAVDELVKRGLVEQGDWVILTKGDSYHTIGGTNGMKILHVGDPIV, from the coding sequence ATGTCCGTTCGCCGCACCAAAATCGTAGCCACACTAGGCCCAGCCAGTAATTCGCCAGAAGTCATCGAGAAGCTGATTCTTGCGGGCCTGGACGTTGCCCGCCTCAACTTCTCCCACGGCACGCCCGACGAGCACAAGGCTCGCGCGAAGCTGATTCGTGACATCGCCGCCAAGAACGGCCGCTTCGTTGCGTTGCTTGGGGATTTGCAAGGCCCGAAAATTCGTATCGCCAAATTCGCCAACAAGAAGATCGAGCTGAAAGTTGGTGACAAATTCACCTTCTCCACCAGCCATCCTCTGACGGACGGCAACCAGGAAGTCGTGGGTATCGACTACCCCGATCTGGTCAAGGACTGCGGCGTAGGTGACGAACTGCTGCTCGACGACGGACGCGTGGTCATGCGTGTCGACACGCAAACCGCCGACGCCCTGCACTGCACCGTGACCATCGGTGGCCCGCTGTCGGACCATAAAGGCATCAACCGTCGCGGTGGTGGCCTGACCGCACCGGCGCTGACCGAAAAAGACAAGCAAGACATCAAGCTCGCCGCTGAAATGGACCTGGACTACCTGGCCGTTTCCTTCCCGCGCGACGCCGCTGACATGGAATACGCCCGCAAGCTACGTGACGAGTCGGGCGGTACCGCCTGGCTGGTGGCGAAGATCGAACGCGCCGAAGCCGTGGCCGATGACGAAACCCTCGACGCCTTGATCCGCGCCAGTGACGCCGTCATGGTGGCCCGTGGCGACCTCGGCGTTGAAATCGGCGACGCCGAACTGGTGGGCATCCAGAAGAAAATCATCCTGCACGCACGTCGCCACAACAAAGCGGTGATCGTGGCCACGCAGATGATGGAATCGATGATTTCCAGCCCGATGCCGACCCGCGCCGAAGTGTCCGACGTGGCCAACGCCGTGCTCGACTACACCGACGCCGTGATGCTGTCTGCCGAAAGTGCTGCCGGTTCCTACCCTGTCGAAGCCGTCGAGGCCATGGCGCGCATCTGCGTCGGTGCCGAACGTCATCCGACCGGCAAGACCTCCAGCCACCGCATCGGTCACTCGTTCACCCGTTGCGACGAGAGCATCGCGCTGGCGGCCATGTACACCGCCAACCACTTCCCGGGCGTGAAAGCGATCATCGCGTTGACCGAAAGCGGCTACACCCCGCTGATCATGTCGCGCATCCGCTCGTCGGTGCCGATCTACGCGTTCTCCCCGCACCGTGGCACCCAGGCTCGCGCCGCCATGTTCCGTGGCGTTTATACCATTCCGTTCGACCCGGCTTCTTTGCCAGCGGGTCAGGTCAGCCAATCGGCTGTGGATGAACTGGTCAAGCGCGGTCTGGTCGAGCAAGGCGACTGGGTCATCCTGACCAAGGGTGACAGCTACCACACCATCGGTGGCACCAATGGCATGAAGATCCTGCACGTTGGTGACCCGATCGTGTAA
- a CDS encoding tetratricopeptide repeat protein — translation MRIVMILVALAALSGCTRWAMNSHLNNANRAYAQGDCDAVMYNLSKVDRESRARRYVQPEVSMLRGQCLERQKMYVDAIQTYQFILTQYPYSEYAFRAKARIDTLHQLGHDNMAPAAIPRPASL, via the coding sequence ATGCGAATCGTGATGATATTAGTGGCGCTGGCGGCCTTGAGCGGTTGTACGCGCTGGGCGATGAACAGCCATTTGAACAATGCCAACCGTGCGTACGCCCAGGGCGATTGTGACGCGGTGATGTACAACCTGTCGAAAGTAGACCGCGAAAGCCGCGCCCGTCGCTACGTGCAGCCGGAAGTGTCCATGCTGCGCGGACAGTGCCTTGAACGCCAGAAAATGTACGTCGATGCCATTCAAACGTACCAGTTCATCCTGACCCAGTATCCCTATAGTGAATACGCGTTTCGGGCCAAAGCGCGGATTGATACGTTGCACCAGTTGGGTCATGACAACATGGCGCCTGCCGCCATACCGAGACCTGCTTCACTGTAA
- a CDS encoding PilZ domain-containing protein, translating to MLNERRIERHQLPYYLQVFNRYTDKPLGCLGNVSEQGLMLISDLPILVGADFQLRLKVPDGKNGLYNIDINASCLWCQEDETPGVYDSGFKLQAAPPEYYDLIQALQRYFSFYPLEASA from the coding sequence ATGCTCAACGAAAGACGAATCGAGCGTCACCAGCTCCCGTATTACCTTCAGGTATTCAATCGGTATACCGATAAGCCGCTGGGTTGCCTGGGAAACGTTTCAGAACAAGGCCTGATGTTGATCAGCGATCTTCCTATTCTGGTGGGCGCGGACTTCCAGTTGCGCCTGAAAGTGCCGGACGGGAAGAACGGGCTGTACAACATCGACATCAACGCCAGTTGCTTGTGGTGTCAGGAAGATGAAACGCCGGGTGTCTACGACTCGGGCTTCAAGCTTCAGGCTGCGCCTCCCGAGTATTACGACCTGATTCAGGCGTTGCAGCGTTATTTCAGCTTTTACCCGCTGGAGGCGTCCGCCTGA
- a CDS encoding DUF58 domain-containing protein, protein MKQLLKPSTRLLWWLAILAAVALLLGVFQALGRGPVAKFDGLFWAVFCVMGVLIALDAFWLWRLPSPRLQRHVPGSLALGRWSEVRVELEHDFLRSVPLTLFDHGPQGPGNQYETEYLPQDIVLRPQRKAQLTYRLRPTSRGHFAFERIEVQLRSPLRLWLSRRYLPVSNAARVYPDFARLHNGQLLAVDNWLSQIGIRQRQRRGLGLEFNQLREFREGDSLRQIDWKATARQRTPIAREYQDERDQQIVFLLDCGRRMRSQDGELTHFDHALNACLLLGYVALRQGDAVGVSTFAADANRHLSPVKGAAQLNVLLNHVYDLNSTQRPADYSAAVRQLLIRQKRRALVVLVTNLRDEDDEALLGAVKQLSRHHRVLIASLRENVLDEQRHAPVQTWQQALDYCGTVEFLNARASLHERLTAHGIPVLDVRPGELGPQLVSRYLSWKKAGTL, encoded by the coding sequence ATGAAACAACTGCTCAAGCCCTCGACACGCCTGTTGTGGTGGCTGGCCATCCTGGCCGCCGTCGCTTTGCTGCTGGGAGTGTTTCAGGCGTTGGGGCGCGGACCCGTCGCCAAGTTCGACGGGCTGTTCTGGGCAGTGTTTTGCGTGATGGGTGTGTTGATCGCGCTGGACGCCTTCTGGCTCTGGCGGCTCCCCTCGCCTCGCCTGCAACGCCACGTACCGGGCAGTCTGGCGCTGGGACGTTGGAGCGAGGTCCGCGTGGAACTCGAACATGACTTTCTGCGCAGCGTGCCACTGACCCTGTTCGACCACGGCCCTCAAGGGCCAGGCAACCAGTACGAAACTGAATATCTGCCTCAAGACATCGTTCTGCGCCCGCAGCGCAAAGCCCAATTGACCTACCGCCTTCGTCCCACCAGCCGCGGACACTTCGCCTTCGAACGCATCGAAGTTCAGCTACGTAGCCCGCTGCGCCTTTGGCTGTCGCGACGCTATCTGCCTGTCAGCAATGCCGCCAGGGTCTACCCGGATTTTGCCCGGCTGCACAACGGCCAGTTGCTGGCAGTGGACAACTGGCTCAGTCAGATCGGTATTCGTCAGCGCCAGCGTCGGGGGTTGGGGCTCGAATTCAATCAACTGCGCGAGTTTCGAGAGGGCGACAGCCTGAGGCAGATCGACTGGAAAGCCACGGCGCGCCAACGCACGCCGATCGCCAGGGAGTACCAGGACGAGCGCGACCAGCAGATTGTCTTCCTGCTCGATTGCGGACGCCGAATGCGCAGCCAGGACGGCGAGTTGACGCATTTCGACCATGCCCTCAACGCCTGCCTGTTGCTGGGTTACGTCGCGCTTCGACAAGGTGATGCCGTCGGAGTCTCGACCTTCGCCGCTGACGCGAATCGGCATCTGTCACCGGTCAAGGGCGCGGCGCAGCTCAATGTGTTACTGAACCACGTTTACGATCTCAACAGCACCCAGCGGCCTGCCGACTACAGCGCCGCCGTCCGACAGTTACTGATCCGGCAAAAGCGTCGCGCCCTGGTCGTTTTGGTGACCAACCTGCGGGATGAGGACGACGAAGCGTTGCTCGGCGCCGTCAAACAGCTCAGCCGCCATCACCGGGTGCTGATCGCCAGCCTTCGGGAAAACGTGCTGGACGAACAACGACACGCCCCCGTGCAGACCTGGCAACAGGCCCTCGATTACTGCGGCACGGTGGAGTTTCTCAACGCACGCGCGAGCTTGCATGAGCGTTTGACCGCCCATGGTATTCCTGTGCTGGATGTGCGGCCCGGCGAATTGGGGCCGCAATTGGTGAGTCGCTATTTAAGCTGGAAGAAGGCAGGTACGTTATAA
- a CDS encoding MoxR family ATPase: protein MSDHPTPPSSSVDTVPEHAEPAATLEHGEAKTTDAQLPPASHPAQQRQRAIHLAQAVRHELQKAVIGQNAVIDDVLTALIGGGHVLLEGVPGLGKTLLVRALARCFGGEFARIQFTPDLMPSDVTGHAVYDMQTEQFKLRKGPLFTNLLLADEINRAPAKTQAALLEAMQERQVTLEGRALPVPQPFMVLATQNPIEQEGTYPLPEAELDRFMLKLRMDYPQAEQELDMVRQVTRSTRSDMLDVQPLRTLMQAKDVQALQRIASDLPVDEHVLDYAVRLARATRTWPGLTLGAGPRASIALVRGGRARALLRGGEFVIPDDIKGCALAVLRHRVRLSPELDIEGLSVDQVLKQLLDQVAAPRQ, encoded by the coding sequence ATGAGCGATCATCCGACACCGCCGTCGAGCAGCGTAGACACCGTTCCGGAACATGCCGAACCCGCCGCCACTCTGGAACACGGGGAGGCGAAAACCACCGACGCGCAGTTACCTCCCGCCAGCCATCCGGCGCAGCAGCGACAGCGTGCCATCCATCTTGCCCAGGCAGTCCGGCATGAACTGCAGAAAGCCGTGATCGGCCAGAATGCGGTCATCGATGACGTCCTCACGGCGTTGATCGGCGGCGGCCACGTGTTGCTCGAAGGCGTTCCCGGTCTTGGGAAGACCTTACTCGTTCGCGCCCTTGCCCGCTGCTTCGGTGGCGAGTTCGCCCGCATTCAGTTCACCCCCGACCTGATGCCCAGCGATGTCACCGGCCATGCCGTTTACGATATGCAGACCGAGCAGTTCAAGCTCCGCAAAGGGCCGCTCTTCACTAACCTGCTGCTGGCGGACGAGATCAACCGCGCCCCCGCCAAGACCCAGGCCGCGTTGCTGGAAGCCATGCAGGAGCGGCAGGTGACCCTCGAAGGTCGCGCCCTGCCTGTGCCGCAGCCGTTCATGGTGCTGGCGACACAAAACCCTATCGAACAGGAAGGCACCTACCCGCTGCCCGAAGCCGAGCTTGACCGGTTCATGCTCAAGCTGCGCATGGACTACCCCCAGGCCGAGCAGGAGCTGGACATGGTGCGCCAGGTCACGCGTTCCACCCGCTCGGACATGCTCGACGTTCAGCCCCTTCGAACCTTGATGCAGGCCAAGGACGTTCAGGCGCTGCAACGCATTGCCAGCGATTTGCCCGTCGACGAACACGTGCTGGATTACGCCGTACGCCTGGCACGAGCTACCCGGACGTGGCCGGGTTTGACCTTGGGCGCAGGCCCGCGAGCGTCGATTGCACTGGTTCGCGGCGGTCGGGCCCGGGCCTTGCTGCGCGGCGGTGAATTCGTGATTCCCGATGACATCAAAGGCTGCGCGCTGGCTGTCTTGCGCCATCGGGTCAGGCTGTCGCCGGAACTGGACATCGAAGGTCTCTCGGTGGATCAAGTGCTCAAACAGTTGCTGGATCAGGTGGCGGCGCCGCGCCAATGA
- a CDS encoding DUF4350 domain-containing protein gives MSRGTWLLVIAVVVLGLVGAGVPLFKQLEHYEEVVDQGPSPEVRANPYLAAETFLRQRGLTVNVTQALTTLPDIKEKPQTLMLLDTREKMTPAEVTRLLTWVRAGGRLLFVAEQLWDEKKGRSGDLLLDQLQIRQFMTRDVREQDRRREREQIKPIIPLTTPDIKAPDTPWPELTRLYVQNENEPAYMSFDPAFHLDDPQDHAQSWANSADATHMLQMVYGSGLITVLTDADLWKTRAIGKYDNAWLMWYLSQDSAVTLLLRTDHEDVFGLLWKYFPQALFALALCIGAGLWHSGMRQGPLLPEPSRARRQLGEHLRASADFILRRKGQHALLRALQQDILRRARQRHPGFEALPVTEQWQWLARITRQPTSAIGQALRPRLEERLSSPEFTRQVAYLQTLRNAL, from the coding sequence ATGAGCCGTGGCACGTGGCTGCTTGTCATCGCCGTGGTGGTGCTTGGCCTCGTCGGCGCCGGCGTGCCGCTGTTCAAGCAACTTGAACACTACGAAGAAGTCGTCGACCAAGGGCCATCGCCTGAAGTGCGGGCCAACCCTTATCTCGCCGCCGAAACGTTTCTGCGTCAGCGCGGGCTCACCGTCAACGTCACCCAGGCGCTCACCACGCTTCCCGACATCAAGGAGAAGCCACAGACCCTGATGCTGCTGGACACCCGCGAAAAGATGACACCTGCTGAAGTGACGCGCCTGCTGACCTGGGTGCGGGCGGGAGGGCGGCTGCTGTTCGTCGCCGAACAGTTATGGGATGAGAAGAAGGGCCGAAGCGGCGACCTGCTGCTCGACCAGCTGCAGATCCGCCAGTTCATGACCCGCGATGTGCGCGAGCAGGATCGACGGCGCGAACGTGAGCAGATCAAGCCGATCATTCCGCTGACCACGCCTGACATCAAGGCGCCGGACACGCCGTGGCCAGAACTGACCCGGCTTTACGTACAAAACGAAAATGAACCGGCCTACATGAGCTTCGACCCGGCCTTCCATCTGGACGATCCTCAGGATCATGCACAGTCATGGGCCAACAGTGCCGATGCCACGCACATGCTGCAGATGGTCTACGGCAGTGGCCTGATCACGGTCCTCACCGACGCCGACCTGTGGAAAACCCGCGCCATTGGTAAATACGACAACGCCTGGCTGATGTGGTATTTGAGCCAGGACAGCGCCGTGACCCTGCTGCTGCGCACCGATCATGAAGACGTCTTCGGCCTGTTGTGGAAGTACTTCCCCCAGGCGCTCTTCGCGCTGGCCCTGTGCATCGGTGCCGGGCTGTGGCACAGCGGCATGCGGCAAGGGCCGTTGCTGCCAGAACCTTCTCGTGCCCGACGTCAACTCGGCGAGCATTTACGCGCCAGCGCCGACTTCATTCTGCGGCGCAAGGGACAACATGCGTTGCTACGTGCCTTGCAGCAGGACATCCTGCGCCGCGCCCGACAACGTCATCCCGGCTTCGAAGCGCTGCCGGTGACCGAACAATGGCAATGGCTGGCACGCATCACCCGACAGCCCACCAGTGCCATCGGTCAAGCCCTGCGTCCGCGCCTTGAAGAGCGTCTGTCGAGCCCCGAATTCACCCGTCAGGTTGCCTACCTGCAAACCCTCAGGAATGCCTTATGA